In the Cucurbita pepo subsp. pepo cultivar mu-cu-16 chromosome LG17, ASM280686v2, whole genome shotgun sequence genome, CACCTTTTAGATTCGTACCAAGttttttcccattttaaagtttatatacAACCAAACCCTTGTGGCCACTTGGCACGCTCACAAAAAGATGTGATGGAACTTAAGGTTTAGATCTCTAATATAACATTTTTGATCTATGTATCTAAGAGATGTATCAGTGAAATTCTAGAAAGACACagtcaatttgagcataactcatctaattataattatataaactcAACCAAAAGATtatagattaaaatatatgctataataataataatataatatatcaaagtgaaaaaaaagagtattaaaatatatatatatagagggggagagagggagagagttGATGTTTATGAGCATAGATATTGAAGTGTAACAGTTGGCAAGGTGGTGGTGTGAGCCATAAAACAAAACAGCCTTTCCACTCagcaaattctaaattttcatttttttttttgaggtaCAAAGATGCTGACGTGTGGCCCCCTCACCCCATGCCTTCGACTTCCTCCCTCCACGTGGGATCCCTTCTCATTGTCCTAGTCAGCATCTTTTCTCTTCATCATTGCCATGGAATGTCTCTTCTAGGGGCTCACCTGATTCAACTTCCTTTGAAAACTCCATCTCTCCCTTTCATTGCTTCCTTACTCGATCCAATCCATTTATTGTCACTATAGACTTGATCTGACTTGACCCGACTCAACCAACTCGTCGACTCTCTCCCTTGATATGACCTGACCCAACTCAATCCGTCCCAAATCACTCACTCCCCTAGTACCTAGTTGAAAATTTACATAAGCGACGTTGAAAGTAAATAGTGTAGGATGGGGTTTATGaacaataaattcataatgTATGTATGAGTGAGATGTTAATATTATATGGAGGAGAGGgaataaggaaataaaataatggagGGGTTAGGCAGAAGCTTATGATTTGAGTAATGGAGAATGACCCTTAAAAAAAAGCTCATTGACTCCCACTTCCATATCACAtgcatctctctctctctctgctttGATGCCATCCACTTCTCCTTATTTAAGCCCCTCTACTCCTCCCTTCATTCTCATCCTctccaaaaatcaaaattctgCTCTCCTATTCTCAACCCCTTCAAACTTTTACTCACAATCTTCTCTAAACAATACAAACGCAACCACAGtttcaatcaaacaaaacaccTTTGAGCTTACCTTATTGGTGATGGAGAACTTGTTTCGTCTTGCTGATCACGACGAATTCTTCTCTCGTCGTTGCGTCTGGGTTAACGGTCCAGTGATCGTCGGAGCCGGGCCATCTGGGTTGGCCACAGCTGCTTGTCTTAGAGAACAAGGGGTGCCTTTTGTAGTCCTTGAACGAGCTGAATGCATAGCCTCGCTGTGGCAAAAGCGCACCTATGATAGGCTTAAGCTTCACCTTCCAAAGCAATTCTGCCAACTCCCAAAACTCCCATTCCCAGAAGACTTCCCTGAATACCCAACCAAGAGACAGTTCATTGAGTACCTTGAATCATACGCCAAGCATTTTGAGATCAACCCTCAATTTAATGAGTGTGTTCAATCAGCAAGGTACGATGAAACCAGCGGCCTGTGGCGTGTTAAGACCGTTTCAACTGCTGGTTCGACCCGTAACGAGATCGAGTACATTTGCCGGTGGCTCGTCGTTGCCACTGGCGAGAATGCTGAACGTGTAATGCCTGAAATCGAAGGATTGAACGAGTTTTGTGGCGGTGTGTCGCATGCTTGTGAATATAAGTCCGGGGAGAAGTTCACCGGAAAGAAAGTCTTGGTGGTTGGCTGTGGCAACTCGGGCATGGAAGTTTCTCTTGACTTGTGCAACCACAATGCCTCACCTTCAATGGTGGTCCGAAGCTCGGTAAGCATTAGAACCAACTAATATCATTGTTCTAACATGTTCAGCTCTATGCAATTTGAAGCTTGGATTTTGGCTCTAATGATGTTTGCTTGCTCTGTTTCCAACAGGTCCATGTCTTACCAAAAGAATTTCTTGGAAAATCAACATTCGAACTAGCagttatgatgatgaaatggCTGCCCCTCTGGCTGGTTGACAAGCTCTTATTGATCCTGGCATGGCTGGTGCTCGGAAACATTGAAAAATACGGCCTCAAACGGCCATCAATGGGACCATTGGAGCTAAAAAACGAGACGGGAAAGACCCCTGTTCTTGACCTTGGAGCATTGGCGAAAATCAAATCCGGTGACATCAAAGTAATTCCTGGAATCAAACGGTTCACACGCAACCAAGTAGAGCTCGTCACTGGCGAAAAGATGGATGTAGATTCAGTAGTTTTGGCTACTGGGTACCGCAGCAACGTCCCCTCTTGGCTTCAGGTGAGGCAAAcattcaatttaaacttttttttttctcataggAATTTCATCATACACCTGATGGgcaaacaaatttttataaaaggttACCACTATTCTGAAACATGGCTAACCTTAAACTGGGCATTGAACGAACAGGAAGGCGAATTGTTCTCGAAAAACGGATTCCCAAAAGCAGCATCACCACATGGATGGAAGGGAAATGCGGGGCTTTACGCAGTTGGGTTCTCGAGAAGAGGACTATCAGGGGCTTCGTCGGACGCCATGAAAATAGCTCAAGATATCGGCAGCGTTTGGAAGGCGGAGACGAA is a window encoding:
- the LOC111778339 gene encoding probable indole-3-pyruvate monooxygenase YUCCA8, whose protein sequence is MPSTSPYLSPSTPPFILILSKNQNSALLFSTPSNFYSQSSLNNTNATTVSIKQNTFELTLLVMENLFRLADHDEFFSRRCVWVNGPVIVGAGPSGLATAACLREQGVPFVVLERAECIASLWQKRTYDRLKLHLPKQFCQLPKLPFPEDFPEYPTKRQFIEYLESYAKHFEINPQFNECVQSARYDETSGLWRVKTVSTAGSTRNEIEYICRWLVVATGENAERVMPEIEGLNEFCGGVSHACEYKSGEKFTGKKVLVVGCGNSGMEVSLDLCNHNASPSMVVRSSVHVLPKEFLGKSTFELAVMMMKWLPLWLVDKLLLILAWLVLGNIEKYGLKRPSMGPLELKNETGKTPVLDLGALAKIKSGDIKVIPGIKRFTRNQVELVTGEKMDVDSVVLATGYRSNVPSWLQVRQTFNLNFFFSHRNFIIHLMGKQIFIKGYHYSETWLTLNWALNEQEGELFSKNGFPKAASPHGWKGNAGLYAVGFSRRGLSGASSDAMKIAQDIGSVWKAETKQQKKRTTACHRRCISQF